In a genomic window of Glycine max cultivar Williams 82 chromosome 13, Glycine_max_v4.0, whole genome shotgun sequence:
- the LOC100819870 gene encoding probable protein phosphatase 2C 38: MMVRSCWKPIADGDEGDGSGRVDGLLWYKDLGNHLYGEFSMAVVQANSSLEDRGELESGPLGSNHLGPQGTFIGVYDGHGGSEASQFVSDNLFCNLKRLAAEHQGVSEHVIKRAYSATEESFLSLVKKQWLSKPQIASTGTCCLVGVICNGMIYVANSGDSRVVLGRLERATRETEAIQLSTEHNVNQESVRDELRSKHPFDSQIVVLRQNVWRVKGLIQVSRSIGDAYLKKAEFNRDPLPAKYRLAETFFRPILSCEPSTSSHTLHPDDQFLIFASDGLWEHLTNQEAVNIVSNNPPNGIARRLVKAALREAAKKCEMRLSDLQKIEQGMRRHIHDDITVIVVFLNPKLTENTSLCGSPLSIKGGGSTNS; the protein is encoded by the exons ATGATGGTTAGATCGTGTTGGAAGCCTATTGCTGATGGTGATGAAGGAGATGGGAGTGGGAGAGTTGATGGACTTCTATGGTACAAGGATTTGGGGAACCATCTTTATGGGGAATTCTCAATGGCTGTGGTTCAGGCCAATAGTTCATTAGAGGATCGAGGTGAACTAGAGTCTGGACCATTGGGTTCTAATCACTTGGGTCCTCAAGGGACCTTTATAGGTGTTTATGATGGCCATGGTGGAAGTGAGGCCTCACAGTTTGTTAGTGACAATCTCTTCTGCAATCTCAAAA GGCTCGCAGCTGAACATCAAGGTGTGTCAGAACATGTTATCAAAAGGGCTTACTCAGCAACAGAGGAGAGTTTTCTGTCTCTTGTGAAGAAACAGTGGCTGAGTAAGCCACAGATTGCATCCACTGGCACTTGTTGTTTGGTGGGGGTAATTTGCAATGGCATGATATATGTTGCAAATTCTGGAGACTCCCGGGTGGTGCTAGGAAGATTAGAGAGAGCAACAAGGGAAACAGAAGCTATACAATTATCTACAGAACACAATGTTAACCAAGAATCAGTGAGAGATGAACTTCGGTCAAAGCACCCCTTTGATTCACAAATCGTGGTTTTGAGACAAAACGTTTGGCGTGTGAAAGGCCTCATACAG GTTTCACGATCCATAGGGGATGCATATCTGAAGAAAGCAGAATTCAACAGGGATCCTCTACCAGCCAAGTATAGACTAGCAGAAACATTCTTCAGGCCAATTCTTAGTTGTGAGCCATCAACATCATCCCACACACTCCACCCTGATGATCAATTTCTCATATTTGCTTCTGATGGCTTATGGGAGCATCTTACCAACCAAGAGGCTGTTAACATAGTCAGCAACAACCCACCTAAC GGAATTGCTAGAAGACTTGTGAAAGCTGCACTTAGAGAAGCAGCTAAGAAGTGTGAAATGAGACTTTCTGACCTCCAAAAGATTGAGCAAGGGATGAGGAGACACATCCATGATGACATAACAGTGATTGTGGTGTTTCTCAATCCCAAACTCACTGAGAATACTTCTCTCTGTGGTTCTCCTCTTTCAATCAAGGGAGGTGGGTCTACCAATTCCTAG